GGCCACTGATCTCAGGGCGCGGGACGTAATCAACATTGTGGATGGTCGCAGGCTTGGCGCCATCAGCGACCTTGAGATCGACCTGGATACGGGCCGCATAACGGCCATCGTTGTCCCTGCCCCCGGGCCGTGGTGGGCCCTTTTTGGGCGTGAGGGCGACTACGTGATCCGGTGGGACCGCATCCGCAAGATCGGTGAGGACGTGATACTTGTGGAGCTGCCCGGCTACTCCCAGCCCCGGTACGACCGGCGATAGACTAGACAAGGCGGTGGACAAGCTGGAAGAACCCCTGAAGTTGCAGGAGAACGCAAAGGTGCCATTTCTCACTGTGGCCGCGTGGGAACCCAAAGGGGCCAAGGCTTTATTCAGTACTAGGATGGGAGGGGTAAGCAAGGGGGAGTATTCCTGGATGAACATGGGCTTGTCAACCAGGGACAACCCCGAGTTCGTACGGGAGAACCGGCGGGCCTTCTGGTCCGCTACCGGTGTTGCCCAGGGTAGCGTGGCTCAGGCCGGGCAGGTCCACGGTGACCGGGTGGCGGTGTGCCACACCGCCGGGAACTACCGGGAGACCGATGGTCTTGTGACGGCCAGGGGCGGTGTGGTCCTGGCAGGGACCTTTGCTGACTGTGTCCCAATCTACCTGTTTGATCCTGTGGCTCGCATCGTGGCCCTGGCTCACGCGGGGTGGCGCGGCACGCTGTCGGCCATTGCTGCCCGGGCAGTTAGGGCCATGGAGGGCTGCGGGGCGAAGGCCTCCAGGTGCATGGCTGTAATAGGGCCCGCCATAGGCGCGTGCTGCTACCAAGTTGATGAGAGGGTCATGACCCCATTTTCCGAGGCCTTTCCCGCCTGGACGGACCTGGCGAAACCCGGTGAAACCGGGGGCTTCCTCCTTGACCTCAAGGGGATTAACCTTCGCCACCTGGTGGGGGCGGGCCTGTCCCCGTCCCATGTCAGCGTGAGCGGCTGGTGCACCGCCTGCCACCCCCTAATGTTCTTCTCCCACCGGCGCGACTCGGGAAGGACAGGGAGAATGGTGGGGGCCTTGTGGCTTACTGGCGTGCAGGAGGATTCGTGTCGCCGCTTGGAGAAATCTGAGAGAACCGAGGGGAGAGCGCCTGATGCCGAAGGCCAGCAGCATATACCGGGGGGCCAAGCGCCGGGCCGCTGATGGCCGGGCTCCCAAGAGGAAGCGCCAAAGGAGCCCAGTCCCACTCCTTATCCTGCTTCTGGCGGCAGCGGTCACCTGGGTGTTCATCCTGGGGCCGGGAAGAGGGACCCTCCTGTCGCGCTTCGCCCGGGTTGGCAGCGTCCAGCAGGGTTCCGTGGAGGTAACCGCCAGCGGGGAGGGGCTCATCCTCAGGGCCGAAAGCGTCTACAAGGCGCCGGTTCAGGGCGAGGTCATGGTGCTCCTGCCTGAGGGCGAGAGGGTACGGGTAGGCTCTCCTGTGGTGGAGGTAGTGAGCCCCAGCCTCCTGGAGGAACTGGAGGCCCAAGTCTCCTCCATTCGACAGGACCTGGCAGGTTTCCAGGCCCAGGATGCCCTGAGGCTCTCTTCCCTGAAGGACGAGGCACTCAGGCTTGACCGGGAGCTTATAGCGGCTGCCACTGGACTCCAGGATGCCCTCAAGGGAGGCGACACGACCGCCATCCAGAAGGCCTGGAAGCATCTGGAGCGCCTCTACAGGGAAAGGGAAGAAAAGGCCGCGTCCGTGGCCTCCCTGGAGGAACGATTGCGCACCCTCCTGGAGGACGAATCCCAGGTGGTGCGCCAGATGGAGGAGGCCTCCAGCGTCATGGAGGCAAGGGAGACGGGCTGTGTAAGCTATGCGGTGGATGGGCTTGAGGCCCTCCTGGACCCCGGCAGTGGAACGGAGGTAACCGCCGCTACGGTATACCAGGCAGACCCCCAGCCAGCCCCCATCATGACCGGGGATAGCGTTGAGGCGGGAGCGCCACTCTTTAAGATCGTCGATGTGGGCAGCATACGCTTGGCCCTGGCATTGCAGGTCCAGGACGCACTGGCCCTGGCCAAGAAGGGCGAGTTCTTGGTGCGGCTCCTGGAGCCGGGCTCCGCGACATTTAGAGTCCGGGCGCACGAGGTGGGCAAGAAGACTGGGGATGACTACGCAGTGATTACCCTGGAGCCCTTGGAGTTCAAAGAGGATCTGGTCACCGCCAGGAGGGTCAAGGCCGAGGCTATCCTCGAGACCCTTGACGGAACTCTCATCCCCCGAGGGGCGCTGGCCGAGGTCTCAGGCATAGAGGGTGTGTACGTTGTTGAGAAGGCTACCGCCCGGTTCTGGCCGGTGACGATCTTGGGTGCCACGGGCGACAGCGTTGTTATTGAGGGCATATCCCCAGGCACCAGCATTGTGCTCACGCCCTTCCTGGTCAAAGACGGGTCTACTGTGAGGTAACGGGAGAGTGAGACCTTGAGCATTGCAGACAACATGGCAAGGATATGTGAGAGCGTGGCCAAGGCGGCCCTCAAGGCCGGGAGATCCCCCAAGGATGTATCGGTGGTGGCTGTTACCAAGACGGTAGCGCTTCCAAGGATCCTGGAGGCACTGGAGTGCGGGATCAGTCACGTGGGGGAGAGTAGGGTTCAGGAGGCCAAGGAGAAACTGCCGGGCCTTCCCCCGGGTATCACCAGGCACATGGTTGGACACCTCCAGACGAACAAGGTGGGGAGCGCCCTGGGGATCTTCGAGGTCATACACTCACTGGATAGGGTGTCCCTAGCCCAGGAGATCTCCCGGAGGGCCCTGGCCCAGGGGATGGTGGCACGAGTGCTGGTCCAGGTGAACACCGCTGGGGATGAGGAGAGACATGGAGTGCTTCCAGCCGGGGTTGAATCCCTTGTCCGGCAGGTCTCGGTTATGGGGGGGCTGTCGGTAGAGGGCTTGATGACCATCGCCCCCTACACCAGCGATGAGAGGCGACTCAGGAAGGCCTTTAGTGTCCTTAGGGAACTAAGGGATGAGATCAAGGGGAAGAATATGGCAGGGGTCACCATGGAGCACCTGTCCATGGGAATGAGCGGAGACTACCAGCTGGCCATCGAGGAGGGGGCCACGCTCGTAAGGGTGGGCACCGCCATCTTTGGATCCAGACCGCGAGGAGGTGACGGATAGGCATGGTCAGGCAGGTGATCCATACCTTCTTCTCAATACTGGTGTGGCTCATCATTATTCGCGTGATCCTGTCGTGGATACGCCCCAGCGCCTACAACAGGACCTACTATGAGATTAGGAGAGTCATCTTCAGGCTCACCGAGCCAATACTTGAGCCTATCCGGGGCCGGCTGCCTCCAATGGGCACCATTGACCTTTCGCCCCTGGTGGCTGTGATTCTCCTCCAGATCGTTGAGGTGCTTCTTCTGAGGCTGGT
The sequence above is drawn from the Bacillota bacterium genome and encodes:
- the pgeF gene encoding peptidoglycan editing factor PgeF: MGGVSKGEYSWMNMGLSTRDNPEFVRENRRAFWSATGVAQGSVAQAGQVHGDRVAVCHTAGNYRETDGLVTARGGVVLAGTFADCVPIYLFDPVARIVALAHAGWRGTLSAIAARAVRAMEGCGAKASRCMAVIGPAIGACCYQVDERVMTPFSEAFPAWTDLAKPGETGGFLLDLKGINLRHLVGAGLSPSHVSVSGWCTACHPLMFFSHRRDSGRTGRMVGALWLTGVQEDSCRRLEKSERTEGRAPDAEGQQHIPGGQAPGR
- a CDS encoding HlyD family efflux transporter periplasmic adaptor subunit, with the translated sequence MPKASSIYRGAKRRAADGRAPKRKRQRSPVPLLILLLAAAVTWVFILGPGRGTLLSRFARVGSVQQGSVEVTASGEGLILRAESVYKAPVQGEVMVLLPEGERVRVGSPVVEVVSPSLLEELEAQVSSIRQDLAGFQAQDALRLSSLKDEALRLDRELIAAATGLQDALKGGDTTAIQKAWKHLERLYREREEKAASVASLEERLRTLLEDESQVVRQMEEASSVMEARETGCVSYAVDGLEALLDPGSGTEVTAATVYQADPQPAPIMTGDSVEAGAPLFKIVDVGSIRLALALQVQDALALAKKGEFLVRLLEPGSATFRVRAHEVGKKTGDDYAVITLEPLEFKEDLVTARRVKAEAILETLDGTLIPRGALAEVSGIEGVYVVEKATARFWPVTILGATGDSVVIEGISPGTSIVLTPFLVKDGSTVR
- a CDS encoding YlmC/YmxH family sporulation protein, producing the protein MERATDLRARDVINIVDGRRLGAISDLEIDLDTGRITAIVVPAPGPWWALFGREGDYVIRWDRIRKIGEDVILVELPGYSQPRYDRR
- a CDS encoding YggS family pyridoxal phosphate-dependent enzyme, which produces MSIADNMARICESVAKAALKAGRSPKDVSVVAVTKTVALPRILEALECGISHVGESRVQEAKEKLPGLPPGITRHMVGHLQTNKVGSALGIFEVIHSLDRVSLAQEISRRALAQGMVARVLVQVNTAGDEERHGVLPAGVESLVRQVSVMGGLSVEGLMTIAPYTSDERRLRKAFSVLRELRDEIKGKNMAGVTMEHLSMGMSGDYQLAIEEGATLVRVGTAIFGSRPRGGDG
- a CDS encoding YggT family protein; this encodes MVRQVIHTFFSILVWLIIIRVILSWIRPSAYNRTYYEIRRVIFRLTEPILEPIRGRLPPMGTIDLSPLVAVILLQIVEVLLLRLVGAR